From the Chryseobacterium fluminis genome, the window ATATATTGATGGATACTTTCCGGCTGACTGTTTAGAAATGTACTCCATTCTTCTACAGAATAATGCTTATGGACTGCCGTGATAATTTTATCTTTGGCCAGCTCCACCGCCATTTCAAAAGTTCCCACGGTATCCATATTGGCCGCAATAATCGGAGTGCCTTCCCATTTCTTTTGAGTATGTTTAAAAGTAAATTCTCTTTCCAGATTAACTTCAGAACGGGATTTCAGGGTTGAACGTTTCGGACGGAACATCACATCCTTGAACCCCAGTTTTACATCATTTTCTATTCTCATTTGGGTAAATTATTTTAAATTGTTTACAGAATAAAAATAGTAAATAATATTAAATATCTTATTTTTGAGACGATGGATTTTCCTGTAACATTTCATCTTTTTGGTAAAACCATTCTTGCACATCCTCTGTTTGAAGCACTGGGGATGTTCATCGGTATGCGGTATTATTTTTATTTAAAAAGAAAATCAGCAGAAAAATTATCGTTTAATACTTCCGCAGCTGTATTGATAGGTGCTACGGCAGGAGCTTTATTCGGTTCGAAACTCATTGGAAACCTGGAAAATCCGTATCATGTTTTTGAACATTTTGATTTAAAAAAAATCTGGTCCAATAATACGATTGTCGGAGGTCTGGCGTTTGGATTGTCTGGCGTGGAGCTGGCAAAGAGAATCGTCGGTCATAAGGAGAGTACCGGAGATTTAATTGTTTTTCCATTGATACTGGCGATGATAATCGGACGGATAGGATGTTTTCTTACCGGAATTGATGAAGAAACATATGGTCTTCCAACAGATTCTGTTTTTGGAATGTACCTGGGTGACCAGTATCTGAGACATCCTGTGGCGTTATACGAAATTGTATTTTTAAT encodes:
- a CDS encoding prolipoprotein diacylglyceryl transferase; the encoded protein is MDFPVTFHLFGKTILAHPLFEALGMFIGMRYYFYLKRKSAEKLSFNTSAAVLIGATAGALFGSKLIGNLENPYHVFEHFDLKKIWSNNTIVGGLAFGLSGVELAKRIVGHKESTGDLIVFPLILAMIIGRIGCFLTGIDEETYGLPTDSVFGMYLGDQYLRHPVALYEIVFLILLWIGLKYIQQKEKYPSGFIFQIFMLTYFTFRFFLDFIKPRVEIAGNLGTIQIVCICVIIYYIYKIQNTLIIINIKS